ATCTTTCTCCTATCATTTTAAAGAAATGCCTTTGAGCTGCTTTCTCATTGTCACAATGAACTTTGCGTTTTTGttaactttgtttttgaagCAGTTAGCACCAGTCTACTAATTGCTACCACAAATTGCCAACTAGTCCGCAATTACACACATAGTTGTCACACAAATTGGAGCGTTAACTTAGACGATTTCCCTTTCAACGTAATTTCTGgcgaagtttttttttagttctggcCACCATTTAAGAAAGAAACAATAACGTCAATGTTGATTAACGAAGATTCATAATGGGAAACACCACATCAGTAACAGTCAAATATGCGATCTGagcaaatttcatttttattttagctACGGGGAAATTTCTaatctactgaaccgattttagtaggATATATCTCAACtatgttaaaagcaaaaaccattcaaaaaaaagttaggaagggctaagttctggtggaatcgaacattttataatctcGCAATTTGAAAATATCATTTCATATTACAAAATGTTGCGAAACAATTCAATGTAATTAACCCAAATGAGGTGTATGTGTTGCCAGTCTCTCACCGAAGTGATAAGTCCACACAGAATCCGGAAAAATTATCCGATATTTGAAATAAAGATGTTTCATTTAACGATTTTCTCGGCAGCattatcaattaaattttttgtttcctcaaaaatttgaaaacacacaaaatttcgtTAAGTCAACGTACAAAATGACAAAACCATTATTACTACTACTATCTATTGGGTTGACAGTGCGGTCCTAATCAAATTTTAGTGACGAACACGAGtgtataattttataacaattacaaatttttaccaAATCATTTTAgctgtttaattaaatttttcgataaCTGTAACAAACTGGTTTTAAAAACCTGTTTTACCCACGTTGACAATGGTCTGTAATTATTCTATGCAATTCGATAATTATGCCATCTAGCTGGTATCGTATTTTCCACACATAgtaaatttatatgcatatgtaaatttttatatatgtatgtatatacacatgttttgcataatattatttattttaagactTTTACATGTCGTTTTCTATTGCAGTTAGATTTCACTTCAGTGGTCATTTTCGGTTTCGATACTTTCGTGTAATACAAATATGGAGTATTATagattatattaagtatatacatatgtgtatgtaccggGTTTTCCAACGATATGTTCTCTTCTTCTCAATCTTGCTCTTATTCAATTATATTATCAAGACAgtcgttctccaattgcaactttcCGTGAGCTTTTGCCATctatggtcgtaataatcgtccacctgtgctcgctattcgtGGAATTGTTGAATATTTCGGTCGTACAAGTGCCAATATGGtaagacaaagaaccgctcgaagtaatgaaaatgttgttgatgttgcGGTTGCGGAAAATCTTCTTCTAGATACAATGGTTCTACTATCTACTTTCATCTGAGTAGtgcgataaataaacaaactgtcgattctggagcgaagaaaatccacaaattgttcATGAAAAGTTTGGAGCTTCgatttttcaagaaattgtgacatttgacaccattagactacttcttgtggggttatttgaagtaattggcctttagcaataaaccaggctattttcaagctttagaagtcaattttgaatgaaaaaagtaCTTGAAGAAGTCGTGGTAGTCATTTGAATGATATATTTGAATTTACTTAAGGATTAGTGGTTcttaagaaatcatatcactgtTAGATAGCGGTACactttcaatatctttttttgacagattgcGTGTGAGTCGTGATAAGcggtcatgttatttttgtttagtattttttgtcatttcatcatggaatgACTTACGCCCCCtgacaaatcgttcaactttaattattggataatattcgacgaATGCTGGACGTAATCTATTCGCGTCCAGCATGGAGTGAAGATTATATAGCAGCCGTTGCTGAgagtggagagtcgattcggcgccgttcacagcaactcggactgacatatggaacgacttggcgcattttacgccgagatcttaaattgaaagcatacaaactacagcttgtgcaagaattgagGCCGCTCGACCTACTCAAGTGACATCACTTCGCAGTAtgcgctcttgaaaagttccaaggaaCCAACGAGCAAAAttatgggtatgtaaacaagcaaaatgatattgatatcatcggcctcaacacccgcgccgttagttctgctttctccaggctggacaaggaagcaaaagaaatgggtctggcagtgaacgagggcaagacgaaatatctcctgtcatcaaacaaacattcgtcgcactcgcgacttggcactcacgtcactgttgacagtcataactttgaagttgtagataatttcgtctatcttggaaccagcgtaaacaccaccaacaatgtcagcctagaaatccaacgcagaataactcttgccaacaggtgttacttcggactgagttggcaattgagaagcaaagtcctctctcgacaaacaaaaaccaaactctataagtcactcataattcccgtcctgctatatggtgcagattcttggacgatgtcaacaacggatgagtcgacgttgcgagttttcgagagaaaagttctgcgaaagatttatggtcctttgcgcgttagccacggcgaataccgcattcgatggaacgatgagctgtacgagatatacgacgacatcgacatagttcagcgaattaaaagacagcggctacgctggctaggtcatgttgtctgaatggacgaaaacactccagctctgaccTGAATAGATTCAAGATCCACCATtacatccagaaaaacaacggtttggtatggtttttGGACCGGTGgaatcggttcatatttctacaaaaatgatgccggcgaaaacgtaaccgtcaatggcgaccattatcgcgccatgataaccgactatttaatggCTAAAATTGacgctcgtgatctcggcgacatttgggcCGATTGTTTGGCCACCAAGgacgtgtgatatcacaccgtttgactttttcctgtggggatatgtaaaatttaaagtctTTGCGAACAatgccgcttcgattcaggccttggagcaaaacatgacgcatatcattcgccagttaccagtcgaaatgctcgaacgggtcgtggaccatctgagacataacagcggccaacatttgtaagagataatcttcaaaaaataaataccaaaaggtgataataaacattccccattaaatttgaagttgctgaattttttctttaaaaagtatgGAACCTAAGAATGGACCACCCTTCAATTGATAAAGTTATGTTTGAATAGAAACATGTTTCAGAACTCAGAAATATTCTTGGCAGTATGAACCCATTTAACTGTGATAAATTGAAAGAGAGATagataaaatcttatatttcgAACTATTTTTTGGCGAGTCTGAACCAACGGTTtcattattgtatattttttatgggtTACTAAAGATGTGGGGAAATATAAAACTtactacaataataaaaaaaaatatactctacatgaaatttgaaatttctctaATCGGTTGGCATTGACCTTGGGAAATTCACAATTGTACACACATGGTAATAATCCAAACGTACACAGGAAGTTATCAGCACACCTAATTGTCTCAGCGTGTAAATGTGCGGCAATTCAACAAAACTTCATCCTTATATACTCATCGGTTCACTTtaagacaataaaatataaatatgtatgtatgtacatatgtatatacatactgtaCTTAAACGGGGGTCAATGTCACCCTAAACGGCTGACAGGCAATTGCTCACCAAAAGATGCGGTTTAATATCAAAGAGCAACGTTAAATTAGTGTgactaagaaaataaattaaaatatttaataaaaaaaaataagcttcAGAATACAATAAACAATGGCCTGTTAACGACAAGGTCGTTTACACTTTCCGAACGACTATTTGCCTTATTTGGGGAATACTGAGAAAGGAAAATatccaaaaacaaatttgtatttttttcgcaTGTACCTAGCTTTACATTCATAGATATATCGACGGTATAAAGTTAAGCACCTAAATTATATAAACCAGAGAGGTTCATTGAACGAGGCTGAACTATCAGcgcaacaaaaactaaaacaacgAGAGGACAAACCAATCCAGCAAAATAAAGCAAACACAATTGCTAAAAAATTAAGTGAGTAATCAATTTAGTTATTACAGTTATACACTGAGCAAAACCACACGTTGACAAATACAACAACTatgtacacacatgtatattcGCAGCTGCCGACAGAATGTGCTCTCCATTATACATATTTCGTAATTTTTAGATCAGGATAGGGAAAAGATGGCGTGAGTAATTGAGCTTGCCAATGAGTACTGCCGTAAATGGCTGCAATTACagaattatttgcaaaataaacaGCTCCCTCTTTTTGCGCAAAAGAAATGTGGGTTAAACATCTCCAATTTTGCGAATTGTAAGCAGAAAACATTTCGCAAAAATGTTGCGAACCAAAAGGGGGGAAGTATTAAGTATTAATATgactatacacacatacatatgtatgtatacttattaAGACTCACAAAACATGgaacaaaaaattgcattatgaataaaaataaaagcccTTAAGAGCCATTTCgctttttaaacttaaaaataacaCTAATTAAACCCATGATTCCTCAATTCCtgaaaacaatttgtttttctCGTCATACGAAAAAGACTTGGTCTTAACTAAGCAGTCGAAAATGAAAATCTTCAACAAGCCCAAGATAATAAAAAAGGAGCGTACGAAAGGTTTGCTGACCGCGCCTTAAATCTCAAGTACACCTACGCAGTCTTCATAACTGTCACTGATTAAGAGCcgcagtaaatttttttattggttatAACTTCTaatccacacacacactcatatgtTGAATTACAATACAAGTACACTTAAATTGCAAAGGCTCGCAATAAGACGCCTATGTGCATAATCataaatgtattcaaatattacttgaaaaatgcaacttatttatttgattgTAAAGACCACAGCACCAACGCGTTCGCATATTATCCTAAGGGAGCAAGTTCCAAGAAATACGTCTAATTGCCCAATCTCCTTAATCCAACTGATTTCTTTTCAGTTTAACACATTGTAACTCCTATATTTCCAGCTTTAATTTGACGGTCCtaaatataccatacatattcatttaatcCTTGGGAAgatttccatatattttttatggcaaGACAAATTCACTTTACttcgtaaaattttaaaatttcataattgtttgaaaattttcagttgTTCAAAAGCGTGAATGAGTAAGCGGCTTATAAGTGTAGTAATTACTTCGGACTTGAACCAGTTGGGATGTCCAAATATGGGACAGCACTCTTCCTCTCCTCCTACGATTTGCTTACTCTTGATTATCGAAACGTAGACCTGCACCTTTTCTGTTACTTCCTGAAAACTGAGACCGATCCGTctgcgcatatacatacatatgtatgtattcttaatGAAAGCAGCCACcaaattcaatataaatttatgttaatcTACTAATCGCcaaattttctaattattttagtttaaatcGGTTCTTAAAGCAAAAACTGCTCACAGTTGGTTGAGAACAACTAACCAAATCGGGCTATTGAGACGGTAAACCGCTTTTGGAGGTCGtgaacacaaacacacaaatgaTGGCAATTAATCTCATGAGAACTACAGTTGAAAATAGGGAAGTCAAATTACGAAATGGAATCAAAAACAATAGgcacacaaacaacaatgtGGAATACATATTCATTAATATAGataaaataaacagaaatagttcgcatatatttttgaattccgatattcataaatatatgtaagtgtctgcaacaaaaacaattggcGTTTAGATGCGGCTCTTGCTTGCTCTCACAGTTAGCTCATTGACTATTGAAAGTGGTCGATAACAGTGCCCAAGAGCAAGCAAACAGTGTTCGCGTTAACGACTGCTCAGCAGAGCAGACAAGAATAAATATTATGTCAGCGAATTGGCTGCTACCCGAAAGTTGGCAGCAATCAGTATGCGGCAATGCCAAGTGTGCCTACGACTACCGGAATGAGCCATCTATCCGCAACCACGCACGCGCGGTCGTCGTAAGCACTCACTCCCGACGATTGGCTATGCTAACAACAGCACAACAAACATTGGCATGCGTAGTCGCAAGCAAACAGCTATAAAAACAGATCTTAAACTAAGCCAGACGGATAGCCATTCAATCAGTTGGCTCGTTGGCAAGCTGCACACTTAAGCTTATTTGGAAAATCAATCAGTCGGCAACACGTAGCCGCCAGGAAGCCGTGTGATGACAAATTGATAAATCGATGatttacatatacagttatGCCACCCCGCAGGGAAATTCAAAGCATTATTTATCCAAATATATGCCCTCTTATGGTAATCTTTCCGAGGCCTTTCgccattttaaatattacaaggAGAATTTTCGACATCAACATTGAGCTTTCTAAACTAACTTCAAAAagcaatttaattgcaattcTTGTAATTAAACACCCACACACGATTATTATACACACTTCAATTAATTACTTCATCGTTTGACTTCTGCAACATACAGAAAACTCGAAAATATTACAACTATTTTATCGTGTTTGCAGACAACTGCAACACATTGTTTATTCACCTCACCCATGATTCAATGAGAAACAAGAGCAATAACAGAAATGATACTCAATACTTACTTGCATTCGTTTGTCGTGGGCTCCAAAGTGTATTCAGGCGTCGATGGCTTACCAGAAAAATGCCGATGATCGTATCCGTTCATCATTGTGTACCCTGGCAttggattattattattatcgttAATGCTGGAGGGAGTTGCAGGTATATGAACTTTGGTGGGCTGTGAACACTTTGGCGCCCACGACGCTACCGCCACAAAAGTATCCGTTTTATTAGTGGGCTCGGGTGAGGTGTGCGCATAGTAATCGTCTTCGAAATCGGTTGAGAGCAATAGttttccattttctttttttgtcgtTTTAGTTGCAGCACCAGAACTAGTGTAAAGATAGTCGTTGATTGAATGTGAAATTTTCGATTTCGTTGTACGTCGTGAGTGAGGCGAACCATGATCAGCACTCGAAGATGCAGCTGATGCAGCCGCCGCAGCCGCGGCATAGGCATGTAATCGTCCCGTTTCGCTTTCGAGTTTAGTGGCAAGGCTTGGGGACGGCAGCAGAGAATGTGAAATTTCTGTTTTGCCAATCCAAGTAGTTGTCGGTaaaatggttgttgttgttgctgcggagGAAGAGGAACTACTGTAGCAGTCTGCATTAACAATACTATTATGGTAATGATGGGTGCAGTCATTGTTGCATTGAGTTTGTGGTGGCATCACTTTCGAAAAGTCCACATACAATGGTTCATCACTTGCGGGTTTTCGTTGGAATTCGTCGTCCTCATCTAGAGCGCTTCCGTTGTGAGCGTGCTTCGAGTGACGTTCGATATCATCAAAATCACAAGCATGGGGGGTTGTTGGCGCACCAACGGAACTATAGAAACTGTAGTTGCTCGACGACTGTGAATAGGAACGGCGATATTTATGGCGATAGAACTCATCCTCAAAAGGTAGTCCTAGCGGGTATTTGTTGGAGAAAAcctttttagttttaggtgaaccGTGTGAACCACTCGAGCCTGAGCCAGAACCGGATCCAGTCGAACCGTTGCTACCAGTGCTGCCATTTTTTGAGGCAGTAGCCGCACTATTCGACTCTCCATTGAAGGGGACGTAATTCTTACGACGCTGACTTGCGGAAAGACTTTTGTTGACTTCACAATTCGTCACACCTCCAATGCGGCGATTATTCAACTTAGGTGAGGCCGAAACAGATGCGAGCTTCAGATCCTctctatattttttctttgtcacAGCTTTTGGTGTGTTCGGAGGTAGAGGAGCTGGGTAGTTTTTCACAGATCGGGCGGGAACATTTTCCTTGTGCAATTTCTGCGCCGTACAATAGGCTCGCTTCTGAGACCCCGATCCTGATCCTAACCCGGTACCTGTCCCTGTCCCACCCGATGACCGTGTGCTGCTGTTATAAAATGTAGCACCTGTGTGTTTGGATTGCAATGTGTGATCATGTAGACCAGTGCAGCACTGCGTCGAGGGTTTACCTGTAGTTGCGCTTGCAGCTGCGCCTGTACAATTAGTAGAGTTTTTCTGTCGAAAGCTCATATTGCTATTGTGAAACCTTTCGAAGTTCGATGAGTTGCGCGCGGGAGGAGGCGGCGGTACAGGCTGATTGCGAGTACGCAGGCACTGTTTGTTAGAAAAAGACGGAGTGGTGCTAATGCCAAGGTTGGCATTATTGGCTAAAGGAGGAAGAGGGGCGCGCCCTTTGGTGTGTGTGTTGCCATTCGAGCAAGTCGTCTCGATGCGACGCACCAACTTAGGTGTGAGCGGTTTGATAGTACTGGTAGTAACGACACTGGTAAAACGTTTGTCTGTAGCATTATTATTGTTGCCGTTAGCAGTGAAAGTCtcattaatattgttattgttgtgataGCGCGTGCCGTAAAAACTGTTGCGAAAGGGTTGCTGGCGCCCCAAATTACTACTCTGATAATTATTGTTGCTCGTCAACAAGTTATTAtcattaatgttgttgttgttgttgtggttattattattagtattagtattaaCGAAACTATTAGCTTGACTTGAATATATCGGCGTAGAACTATTGTGACCATATAACGGGCCATGGTTAGCATTACCATTACTATTGGTATTATGAGCGTGGCCGCTGCTACTGTTATTGGTGTTGCCTTGGAAAGTGTGTAAATTGCAACTGGCGCGAGTCGCTCGAAACGAACTATACGGCCTAGACGTAAATTGATGTCCTACCGGCATTTTTCTAGTTATTTTTGCGCCGAGGGTTTAATATACGCTAATTAGATATTCTTAATTTCTTAGTATGCACTTATGAAATGGGTGCACCAGGTCGACAAAGGGTACTTGCTGGTGGTCTGGTTTATCACATTTCAATTTGTCACTAATCAATAATTCTTAAAGTATTTAAAACGTACATTATATTAAAATCGCAGAATATGCAGATTCACAAAAAAACGCACATCACAAAATTGAAATAGAACTAGTTTTGCTAAGCGCTCATCAATCACTTTCCATTTACTTTGTATTCTCCTTCAAGCAGCTCAAATCACagattttcacttttatatatattattacttttatttattgggAAATCGGTTTTCTTCGGTAGTTGCATTTATGCAACGCTCGAGTACCTTTAGGTATTTAAGGTGTTCGCCTGTTTTAGCTTTATTTGAAACGCGTGTTACTCGTGTAGTTAGACGCTTGTAATACGTTTCCATCTGTATGAGTTGTCGTCGTTTGGTTTTTGGTTTAGTTATTAAATTGATGTGTTGTAACTTGCCTTCGAGTTAAActttatttgctattttaacTGAAACAAGCCAATATATCGCAGATACATTTATTAAcgaaatataacaaatatggCTTCTTCCAATGTCGTATCTTCATTTTTGCTGCATCCGAAATCTAAATTAGCAATGAAAGCTGAAACTATGTCAGAGCGCAAACACGCAATCTGGTCTCAAGTGCCGCAATTTTGCAATTGAAATGTTCTCTGTGCCTCGAAAGACACGCATCGTGAGCAGAGTCGTGCCTTGCTATGCCGCGTGTTTGCTGCACATGTTTTCTTAATCCGCCAGAGCCAGTTCGGGCCACCAGCAGTCACAGTTGTTGGACTTCATGGTGACCGCATTTTCGCATTTTAGCGAAAAGGTCAGTGAGGAATAGTCgaacaatgaaaataataaatcgaCATAATCCATTTGTTTGGGGGCAACCTCCCTCGACTTGTGAATGGAACTAACTTCGCACATTgtcatttataaaaacaatcGGAAACACATGACCTATGTATGTGACTTGGACTTGTCGCAAAGAAAGGCGGCTGAAGagagttgaaagcaaaaaaaaaacaaggctTAGCAATACAAAAATTACTGTAAAGCATACGCATATACagtagggtgcttcaaaaaaaatttttgaatttttttttcaactcttaccccctcaaatgttagtgattgacaaacaaaaaattctccctcaagccaggcgctgtagcttaactctaaggtgtcgctattttttttaggttcccatacatttaacataggaattttcgttttttcattcaaactaaaatttcaccaactaattttcgcttcttaaaaataaccatcacatattcatataGTCGGCTTTTcaactttaaaaattcccgTGGCAAAATTGTTATTCccataaactatttttatttttattgaaaaaattccaaatttcaaatcactagGTTTAATCGTCTAATTGAGATATTCAAACTTTgtcgcagaaatttttaaagttcgaaaagccaactttatgaaaagtgaaaataGCGAACACACATGAATATGTGCATAACTTGTATGAGTAAGTTTTGTCAAAAGCAAAGAAGCCAGCAGTTTATAAGTAGAACATACgcgttaatttaaaataataatactgaaTTATTCACACAATTAACGGACACGATTTCATAGGTCATGCTGCTCACTCATCATGTGTAAATGAATTCAAAGCAAATAAGCTACCACAAACAAGACCAATCTATAAGCAGCTTTGAACACTTCCACACTATGCCACCAAAGAAGAGATTGTGCGGCGCGTAAAGGGTGATTCGGCACTGAGTTCATTGTAATCATAAATCGGTAACAATTTAAACTGTATAACCCTCACTCAAACAATCCTGTTTACGAAAGACCGCCAGCCCGCTCGGAATGATGTCGACAAAAATTGTATGGGAACACGTTTGGAGTGGCAGAAGAAAGTGGCGGACGCTGACGTGTCGACGAGTGGGTTCAGTAGTCCTACGCAATAGCACAGACAACAAAAAACAATCTACAAGACAATACATATCATTGAGACAACACCGCTTCGACAAGGATGTACTGCTCACAAAGTCCAGTTATGCGGTGCGGTGCAGTCAATCACCCGTCTACACTTGTTCAGCTAGTTTTCACTCTTGGCATCTTGCTGAGGCCTGCTCTTAGCTGAATGAGTTTTTGGATAAGGAAAACAAAGCATTCCTACGTGGCTCAGCTGCATTGCAAGACAAGCAggctgtaaaaaaaaatatataaagttgcATTGTCTTGTGCGCCTCAGCTAAACTGAATGGCCGCGCTCATGAAAATAACCACTTTGAAAAGAAAATCCAACCAATTTTGGTTTTAGGAACACATTAGACAATTGGTTGGCTATACAGAGTTCGAATTACAGTAATTACTTCTTCGGCAGCAACAAAAGATACGTGTATCTCGTGCATACTTGTTTCAAGTTGGCAGTCGTCTATCCTGCCGCTTAGCCCTACTAACTACATCtgacgaaaaatttttaaatagttcacttttaacgaaaacaacaaaaaagaacgAATTGCAAATACCTCTATTATAATTAGgttattttccattaaaataattcacttccttaagttattattttttcttacacGAAATTACTTTCGGAACCACTTTTGATTATTAACTGGAAGTACTTGGAATATTAGAGTGTAGGCGTAGCgtaaaaactgtattttttgcatatttttgtacttacatacatataacgaaGGCGAAAACTGTTGGTTTCTCGCCATGGGCTAGTGTAGAGACAATAGTTGATCCCCAATTATAGAGGATCGATCATATTGCAGAGTATCATACAAATTGTCCACTTTACCCAATCGTCTAGTCAATAGTAAGAACGAAGAAAAATGTTACAATTTTTAAGTGAACCAACCAGTTAATTACACTTCCTCATACATAGAGGTGCTGATAAACATGGAAGTGAGGCAATACTCAGACGACAACAAGtgagaacaaaaacaatgtcttaaagcaaataaacagAGAATTAAGAaagatatgtacacatacagCTGATTCATGtgatatacacatacaaacatgaaTATGTGTATGACGAGTTCGAAAATCAAAAGGGAATGAATATGGCACTCCACTTCTTATTATAGGTGAAgaattaaagcaaatattaaaaaaatgctcGTTGATAAGAAGAATCGGAGCAACAGATTTAGGCTGGCAGATGATTAACAAATACGGTTATGGCAACATCGAACACAATTTCTATATTGCTGGGCATTGGCATTGAGAAGTAAATAATTGGATGATTGCATGAATTATTTCTAGAAGTAAAACTTTACTGCGTTTCCACTTCTTTTTATTGTTAtggtattattatttcattttagcttaatattttgcacattttctttacaattcATTTGATTTTTGAGCACAGATATACACATAATTTgagtactatatatgtattacattttgtcaaatatgcacaaaaaaatatGGATGGGTGGAAATGCAAAAGTTCCAAATATAAGTAATCACTGGCAAGTCCGAAATATGTAGatctaatttgttttcaaataatgtaaatttggcaccattttttttaataattacaaaCACAAAGGCCCGCACGTTTCTTCCGTTTCACACAAATGAGCACCTCCAACTGCTTTAAAGTAATCGCATCGACTGAACTGTTTACACAATAGGTCGTTTGAAGCAAGAGTCTGATCGTCAACCGCATGCGGCGAATAAGTCGACACAACATCAAAAGCAAAGTAAGAGATCACAGTACGAAAAGCACACACAAATGCTATATCAAAAGTGTCAATGGTCTCAGAGAAGCATTCAGGCTTCCTACTTCCAGATTTCAAACCAGATATGAGTACAGCAAACCAACGAAGAAGTTTGTATGAATTGTATCAGTCAGAAAGGCGAAAAACCAACGCTGACTCACCAAACTACCTGAGAAACACGTGAGCATAAAGAAAAATTACGGCGAATTGGAAATCTCGCTAAAGAAATGCAATTTATAAAGAACTCATTGCTTGCAAGGCGTTTcaaccaacatttgaaagcaaATTCGCACAACACAAACGCAGTTTCTGGCTGATTTCTTAAAGACCCATACAAAAACTCGTGGAACAATTATTTACCACGAACAGCTCTCTCATATTTTAGTGTTTAAATGAAACAGCGAAGGAGAGCAATTGCGATCACTCCCGTCACACAGCAGATATGGAACTACGAATgcaattttatttccatttcgaATAACAGTTAATGCAGTAAAACGGAAGATACACAACCTACGCATATGTTCAGgcataccacatacatatgtttgtatatatgtatgtacgtgaacAAAACTGGatgatcatatacatatgtacatatacataagtatgtgcaaATGTTCGTCGATTTGTTGGATTTGTTGTGTCCACTTTCTATTTATGATAGGGTGGAGTACAGCTACT
The sequence above is drawn from the Bactrocera tryoni isolate S06 chromosome 1, CSIRO_BtryS06_freeze2, whole genome shotgun sequence genome and encodes:
- the LOC120776707 gene encoding probable serine/threonine-protein kinase DDB_G0282963 isoform X6, with translation MPVGHQFTSRPYSSFRATRASCNLHTFQGNTNNSSSGHAHNTNSNGNANHGPLYGHNSSTPIYSSQANSFVNTNTNNNNHNNNNNINDNNLLTSNNNYQSSNLGRQQPFRNSFYGTRYHNNNNINETFTANGNNNNATDKRFTSVVTTSTIKPLTPKLVRRIETTCSNGNTHTKGRAPLPPLANNANLGISTTPSFSNKQCLRTRNQPVPPPPPARNSSNFERFHNSNMSFRQKNSTNCTGAAASATTGKPSTQCCTGLHDHTLQSKHTGATFYNSSTRSSGGTGTGTGLGSGSGSQKRAYCTAQKLHKENVPARSVKNYPAPLPPNTPKAVTKKKYREDLKLASVSASPKLNNRRIGGVTNCEVNKSLSASQRRKNYVPFNGESNSAATASKNGSTGSNGSTGSGSGSGSSGSHGSPKTKKVFSNKYPLGLPFEDEFYRHKYRRSYSQSSSNYSFYSSVGAPTTPHACDFDDIERHSKHAHNGSALDEDDEFQRKPASDEPLYVDFSKVMPPQTQCNNDCTHHYHNSIVNADCYSSSSSSAATTTTILPTTTWIGKTEISHSLLPSPSLATKLESETGRLHAYAAAAAAASAASSSADHGSPHSRRTTKSKISHSINDYLYTSSGAATKTTKKENGKLLLSTDFEDDYYAHTSPEPTNKTDTFVAVASWAPKCSQPTKVHIPATPSSINDNNNNPMPGYTMMNGYDHRHFSGKPSTPEYTLEPTTNECNFDRSSRRRKERSKRSHRKSPTSGRRVHKYRYRDETSNSSSRRRHRDRAKVVDDRETGRNNRRSPSKIRLWLHWARERSDES
- the LOC120776707 gene encoding probable serine/threonine-protein kinase DDB_G0282963 isoform X4, producing MPVGHQFTSRPYSSFRATRASCNLHTFQGNTNNSSSGHAHNTNSNGNANHGPLYGHNSSTPIYSSQANSFVNTNTNNNNHNNNNNINDNNLLTSNNNYQSSNLGRQQPFRNSFYGTRYHNNNNINETFTANGNNNNATDKRFTSVVTTSTIKPLTPKLVRRIETTCSNGNTHTKGRAPLPPLANNANLGISTTPSFSNKQCLRTRNQPVPPPPPARNSSNFERFHNSNMSFRQKNSTNCTGAAASATTGKPSTQCCTGLHDHTLQSKHTGATFYNSSTRSSGGTGTGTGLGSGSGSQKRAYCTAQKLHKENVPARSVKNYPAPLPPNTPKAVTKKKYREDLKLASVSASPKLNNRRIGGVTNCEVNKSLSASQRRKNYVPFNGESNSAATASKNGSTGSNGSTGSGSGSGSSGSHGSPKTKKVFSNKYPLGLPFEDEFYRHKYRRSYSQSSSNYSFYSSVGAPTTPHACDFDDIERHSKHAHNGSALDEDDEFQRKPASDEPLYVDFSKVMPPQTQCNNDCTHHYHNSIVNADCYSSSSSSAATTTTILPTTTWIGKTEISHSLLPSPSLATKLESETGRLHAYAAAAAAASAASSSADHGSPHSRRTTKSKISHSINDYLYTSSGAATKTTKKENGKLLLSTDFEDDYYAHTSPEPTNKTDTFVAVASWAPKCSQPTKVHIPATPSSINDNNNNPMPGYTMMNGYDHRHFSGKPSTPEYTLEPTTNECNFDRSSRRRKERSKRSHRKSPTSGRRVHKYRYRDETSNSSSRRRHRDRAKVVDDRETGRNNRRSPSKTAKPVIQDDADGHLIYHNGDILLHRYKIMATLGEGTFGRVVKVKDMERDFCMALKIIKNVEKYREAAKLEINALEKIAQKDPHCEHLCVKMIDWFDYHGHMCIVFEMLGLSVFDFLRENNYEPYPLEQVRHMAYQLCYSVKFLHDNRLTHTDLKPENILFVDSEYTTHYNHKINREVRRVKNTDVRLIDFGSATFDHEHHSTIVSTRHYRAPEVILELGWSQPCDVWSIGCILFELYLGITLFQTHDNREHLAMMERILGQIPYRMARNHCHYSKTKTKYFYHGKLDWDEKSSAGRYVRDHCKPLFRYQMSDTEDHCELFDLIKKMLEYEPSQRVTLGDALRHPFFDKLPPHQRVGEIGNIKQAISSGSSSSRERSHSLSR